Within Takifugu flavidus isolate HTHZ2018 chromosome 12, ASM371156v2, whole genome shotgun sequence, the genomic segment TCTTTCACCTTCAATACTCTCACAGCGGATATGAAAACCATCCTCGCTGCAGATTTCAAAGATGATGCCCTTCTTTGGTTTGCTATCCAAGTCAAGGTCGCTGCTGTTTTCCTGATCAGGTGGTGAAGCCACTGGGAGAGACCCTGCTCCCTCAGCTACACACCCCTTCTCGTTGCCCAGTATGTTTGCTGGTAGGACGTGTCCTTCAGATGTCTTCTTTTTCCCGagaacactgtaaaaaaaaaatgtttcggTCAAGcattagaaataaaaaaaaagatgtctaGAGCAGAGAGACCCATACCCCTTGTTGGTGGTCTTCTCAGCGGGTTTGCCAGTGTCCATGGGCTCAAGGGAGCTAAGGTCTTTGGAACTGAATGCAAACATGAGGTAAGATTAAAATAGGACCATAGCAACCTCCCCTCCCTTAAACAAATatagaaatgacaaaaacataacCTAACTATTTGCAACATCTAAAATTGTATTACCTTGAGTTTGATTGCGCTCGACCTGCATGGTGACTGTGATGCTCTTCTTCCTGAGATACTTTAAGCTTTTTCCCACTGGTAAAGTTGGCGCTCTGtctgcttctctttgttttctgtttgcctTTTTCTGCTCCTAAAACTGTCACTGTTGTGTTGGTTTTTGCTGGTCTCGGTTCCGATGATCTGGAAATGGGAGCGGTTCGGTTGCTCTGGGAGAGCGCCGCAGTTTGTGTGAAAACGCCAACAACGCATCCTTTGGTGGGACTCAGAGGAGTCGCTGAGCTGGGAGCTAAAGTGACAGCGCTGTTGGGCCCAGAGTCCAGGGTCTGGGCTCTGTTAAGAGGCTGAGACTGATGCTGCAAGTGAAGATTGTtagcttctgtttctgcttgCTGGTTCACAGTCATACTGATGGTCTGCTGGGAGGGCAGCACGCAGATGCTGCTACTTAGTGATGTCTGAACAGACGACGTGAGTTGTGACATCAGCGGCGTTCCTCCGGCCGACTGAAGAACCATTGGCTGATCAGACAAGCCCAAGCCATGTGGGCTGGCTTTAAACAGGAGGTTACTAATGGACCCGGTGATCTCAGTAGAGCCTAGGACAGGTGTGGAGAGGGAGACTGATCCTGGTGCTAGCAGACCGGCAGCACCACTAGGCGGCACTGACACAACATTCACCACTGACTGACTGGGATTGAGACCCGACACTGTGCATGGAAGAAGATGAGCGTGAGATGAGGAATCGTGACCAAGGACACCGGACTGTGCAGGACCAGGAATTCTATGCTGAATCAGAGTAGAGGGATACATAACCCCAGATTTTGGTCTCTTGATAATATTTGGAACTTTGCGCTGAGAAGTGGAGATTGTACTTAACTCGACTAATCCACCAGGTTGGCCCGGAATACTAGCGGTGATCTGAGGGGAAGACAAGTTGATGAGGGTCATGTTAGGTGGGTTCACTTCAGATGGTGCCAGAGCAGGCTGGCTCCGAGTGCGAGCtaattttttggtttttcttggCTGAAGGCGAGAGATGGGCCTTTTCTTGCCATGAGCGGAGGCAAGTGCAGCGGGAGATGAAGTGAGGGAAGGAGAACTGGACACAATGGCAACACTGGGACGTAAATCTTGTGGTCGACCAGCCTCTGAGACCAAAATCTGCGACTGGTCGTGGGGCAATCCAATGAGAAGCCCAGAGGTGGTGCTGGGGATTCCGGTCTGGAAGCCTGTTTGTGTGGTCCCGGTGAAAGTGTGGATCTGTGAGGGGTGTGCCATGGTGCCCAAGACTTTGCCCCCAGCAGGAAAGATTGGCTGGGCTGTGGATAAACCAGTATTCAGTCCTGTCGCAAGAGTCATAGAACTCAGCACCGCTTGAGAGCTGTTGTCCATAACTCCCGTGGCACTGAGTTTTTGGGTGACACCATTAGGAACTGTTTGAAGGACGTACAGAGGCTGGAACTGCTGATTGACCAAAATTAGTTTGTCAGGACCAGGTTTGATGACCGCTGGACTGGTAACTTGAGTCTGGGATGGCCCAGAAACAGGACTAGGGCTGCCAGCAGCTACAGTTGATGTTTGGAGGTATTTCTGAGGCAGGGAAGGAGAACTTGGCAAACCAGGAGTGCCAGAACTCCTGTTGACATCCTGGTTACCTGAAGGTTCAACTACCTGGCCAATGGCAGAACTTGGAATAAAGTGTtcaggggtcatgtgaccttctgtgacctgtgtgtttttgtttcctaaAGTTGAAGCATCGTGTTgattctctgactgtagaacaGCTGCTCTTTTCTTGTCCCCACTTTTGTCTCCACTGATCACCTCAGAGTTTGGAGTCAAAGCCAGCATGTTGCGGTCTGACGAATCAGGGATGAGGCTTCCAGCAGTGTGGTTCTGACTTGTGCTGACAGTAGGGCTGCGTGTGGTCAGGACCGAGAGGTCAGAAGGCAGCTCCAACGGAAGATAAGGCTCCTCTACCGACATGGAACTATTGACATTGCTCTCTACTACACTTCCACTCTCCGCGTTGGACAGCGGCTGGGAAAAGTCATCAAAGAGCATGTTTTTACGTCTGTTTACATCCACATATCCCTCGTCAAGGAGCAGCTCTGAGGAGGATGGCTCAGATTGTTGACTGAGTGCCTGCATTGACATGGAGGGGGTGTTGAGCACAAATTCCATGATATCAGATGGTAAAATGTTACCGCAGTCgtcgctgttgttgttgtcggaGTCTGACTTTAACAGATCGGAACTGAGGGATAGTTGGGTTTCCAGTggatcctgaccctgactctgggACTTGACCGCTCCTCCTAAAGGAAGGCAGTTCTCTTTCTGGTTCTTCCTGCCTTCACGCGTGTTGCTGCTTACTGCTCCACCACTGTTATCAGCGTCTTTGCTTAAGTCGTGAGGATCGGGTTTCTCAACGTGCCTGTCTCTACCCCTTCTCTTGGGAGTGCTTTTATTTGGGGTGGAAGAGGACGTAGTTGTAGTTGTTGTAGTGCTGGTGCTGGCGTCACTTTCAGAACCATCATCAACTCCATCGAGCTGGCCGATCTGTGGCTTGCCCAAAGTCCTGAACACAATAAAGACAATATTACTGCAAAGCAAAAAAACTGCACTGTATTTGAGATCGTATATTCAAAATTGTATTTACTCACAAAGCATTTAGCAGGTCTTCTTCCGTTTTGCCCTGTGccctctgttgctgctgggcCTCATCTTTCAGAAACCGTTGTAGCTGGGAACCTCTACCCACACACTGGTCTATCCCTTCGATAGATGGTAAGCCATCACCGGGGTTAATGATTGTTCTGGTGAAACTGTAGTAGAAGGGGTCTTTACCACTCTGTTTcatttcatcatcttcatcctctccacTGTCGCCTGATGAAGAAGTGCTGCTGATATCATCTGCCCCATCCACCTGCCCCTCAGCGGATTTCTTGCGGATACCAGTCCTCCTCTTGACGATAGCACCTGCTCCGTCACCACTTCCGTAGAAGGGAAGGTCCTCTTCCCCGTACGAGCGGACCCCGTAAAAAGGAGTGAGGCCAAAAAACATGTTGGAGCGTGCGCGTGCACTGCGTCGAGGGTAACGCCGCTTGGCCGAACCAGACCCATCGCTGTCATCCTCGTGGTGCTTACCATCCATAGCTCTGTCATTGTCATCCTCTGGGCCATCGCCCTCGTCCTCAGCGGCGTGAGACAGGAGACTGTGGTGGTCCCGGTGTTTGATATGCAAGTGCTTGGTGTGCACGTCCTCATCTATGGGAGGTTGGGTGTCGGACTCAGAGCCATCACTGCTGCTGACTGATGGAGAGTACAGTGTGGCGAGGGCAGAGCGACAGGTGCCCTGGCTAGCAGGAGAGATGGTAGAGGTAGGTGTCACATTAGAGGAGGAGGATATACCACCAACAGTACCAGTCCCATTAGGGTCAAGCTTCATCTCTGCCTTTAGTGCAGTTACAGAAGGAAAACTAACAAATTTCCGTTTGTCTCTGGAGGACAGGGGCAGCTGGTTAGTTGTTGCTTTGTGGTGAGACTCAGAATCGGTCTTTACTTCTTTCTCTGGAGCTGAACTGCTCTGATGCATGTTGTCCGCGCCAGAGCTATTCTTTCTCTCAGATGAATGGTAATTTTCTCTGTTCTTTGAGGATGACCTATCCCCACCCtggttctccagcttctcccccTGAGCATTTCCATGGGCCTCAATGCTGTTTCCAAGCACTGCGACTCTACTATTGCTACCGTTGTTGGAGCTGGTGTTTGTAGCATTTGTGGTGAAGCTGCCAGTTGCTTTTGTATTATTGTTAAGAAGGGGAATTTTGCTGTTATTTTGGAGGGTCTTCTCTCTTTCATGGTCTTTGGAAacctctctgctgcctgctgtctttactttgggttgtttttctttggcaagtgaggctgcaggtgaggcCAAGTGCATGGAGCCTTGCTTAACAACATCCTCCTCTGCCGGTGTCCATGAGGGCCACAGAGGCTTCATAGCTGCTGCAGTCACTGGGCCAGGTAAGTAATCATTGGATTTCCGTGCACTAGACTTCTGAATGGAAGACAGAGATCCAGTTTTCCCAATGACAGAGTCCTTATGGAATGAAGCCTGCATTACATTTCCAGTAGACTGGCTGCTGTAAGAGTTGAGTCGATGACGAGGCATCGAAGTGGGACTCATGGAATCGTCTTGGTCTTTGCCGCCGTGTTTTCCTTGCTTGTCCGTCTGTTTAGTGCCTCCGACCCTCTGCTGCCCTGTGAGAGCAGCTGTGCCCACAGGAGGGGAGTACTGGCCTGAACTTGCAGGTACCAGCCCAGGGTTCTTCGCCTCATCTCCAGCCTGTTTAAACTGGGTGCCAGTGTTACGGTCTTTGCCTGAGCCAGAgtctttgtttctttctgtgCTTCTTTGACTGAAATCTCTAGAGGAAGGTCTACCcttgtcagtgtctctgctggaCAATCTATCTTTTCCCTGGCCAGAATCTTTCCCTGTCTCTTTACTATATTGTTTATGCTTGTCAGACTCCTTTAGTCCTGCTTCTTTACTGAGTGACCGAGATTTTTCCATATCTTTATTACTGGGCTCTCTAGAGAATGATTTACTCTTATTAGATTCTCTATGAATTGGGTCTCTGCTCCCATGTCTCCCTTTATCAGACCCTCTGATCATTTGTCTTCTCTTTTCTGAGTCTCGAACTTGATCTCTACTGACAAGCTTCCCCCTCTCAGATTCTTTGTGATCTAAATCTTTACTTAATGATGTTCTTTTTTCTGGCTCCCTGCCTGATACTTCACATTTGTCAGATTCTTTCTGTAGTACTCTGGATGAAGGATTCTTTTCAGAATCTTTAATAGCTTGATCTTGACTTGACACTTGTCCTTTGTCGACATCTCTAAATTCTTGGTCTCGAGATGacttctgtctgtttctgtctgtagaGAAGGGCCTTCCTCTTTCATCATCCCTCAGGGTTTGGCTCTTTGCAACCTCTTTGCTGAGGTGTTTAGATTTTTCTGGGTCTCTGGCAGGAGACGGAatgaggggagggggtgaggtAAGGGGTCGTGACAAGATCTGAGGTAGGGAAGTAACACCTCTTTGTCTGTTTAactggtggaggggaggagagaaaggggcCGAGCTGTTGCGACGTGCGTTGATGTTCTGAATACTGGGGTTCGCTGGGAACTCCCCAGGTGTCACATTCTCTTGGCTTTGGGGCTGCGTGTTGCCACctacaacataaaacaaaaagaaaatgtaaaagaagTCCATTTGGTGTAGATTCACAACACTCAAATCTAATGAAAGGGATTCCAAATTGTTTCTAGTATTTAAAGCAAGTTGGAAAGCAAATGTGTACCTAGGGAGGGAATGGGACTGGGACCTAGTGAGTGGTGACAGGGGGGGTAGCTGGGGTGTCGGTTCCTGGTGTAAACCCTGAGCTTTGGGGTGTTGTTAGGGGAAAGGGAATCAGAACGTCTGGGGGATTCAAATGGATCTGGAAAGTCTAAATATAAAAGAGAAATTGACACAATCCGTATTTTTCGAACACATAATCATCCAAAACGTGATAAAAGGAACCGCAGAACTGCAGAAATATACACATTATAAACAGTACCTGTCATAGGAGGAGGGCTGTGTGCTATTGTGCGATTCTCTTCAGGAGACATTACATTTTTTAGGTCAGACTCCAGCAGAGTAGGGTGGCAAACTAGAATCCTGCAGGTATACACACATCGCTTTCGAGCGTCTAAAGTGCTCCAGTAGACCCGTGAACACCTGGAAGAGATTTCATTTAGTCTGGCCCACTTCGCTTAAATTCAGCAGTTAACTGTATCCTCAAATcccatgtttatttaaaatgttaaatcaaCTCACTGGTATCCTATAGGGAAGAGTTTTCGTTTGCAGTCTGAGAGCTCAGTCAGTATACCCAGGCAATCAATGGTCATGGAGCCTGCAAGGAAAGTGTATGCATCAAAATTCACTAAATGATGGAAGGAAGGAATTGTTTGTTTACACAATTACCAGACATCAAGTTACCTATCATCATGTGAACATTTTCAGGCTCCAGGCCTGACAGCCATTTCCTTCTGAGACTAATGCCCTCAAGATCTACAAGGACCCTGCGGGTAACTTCGAATTCAGACACCACCttgaacaaacattttaaaacatcagGTTTCCATTTTGGCATCAGTGATCATTTTAATACATTTAGAAGCAATTTACTCATCTGAAGATTAAAACTAATGACTATAAATTCAACTTTGCTAAAGTAAGAATGCATCAACATATGATTGCTCACCTCCCCCTTGATGAGGTCTCTGTGTTTTGGACAATAGACTTTCTTGTCTTCCAGGAAGACACAGTGACAATGACGAGCGCACATGAAGTGATAGTTACTGGTGCATGATGTGAGACAGCAGCTGACTGTGGCCCCTGGCAACTGGCACTTCTGGCAGTGCTGAAGGAAAGGCAACAGGCTGTAAATGTCAGTCTGGCAAATAGAACCTGAAAGAAGAAAGACTTTAATGGTGATGGACAACGTGTCTTACCAGCTGTTTCCCCCTGAGGACAGCCGTGTGAACATTTTTCAATGACCCCTCATCGTCCTCAAAGACCTCGGATGACCACAGGGCGCAGTTTATATGGGTCCACTCGTTTTGCCCAATGTACAACAGTCGGCCCCCCTCCTGAAACAAAACATGTCATGAGCGCCAGAGAAATATCCTTAATGCATTAAGGTCTGAAAAGATTTTAGACTCACGTTAGTATTCTCGTCACCGTACTTCTGACACAGAAGACACTGCCTGTTATCAGTAATGCCTGGTGGTGGAGGGAAATCTGGGCCATCCTCTTGATCTGAAGAGAAGGGACAATAGAGCCACACAATCAGAACAAAAAATCATTTTACCTTAGAAAAAGCAAGTATTTACTGGACGTTCTTACCAGGTatgagaggaggtggtgggagcAGCGGtggtggaggcagaggaggaggggaggctggAGAATCTGGTTCCCAAGGTGTTTTGGGTTGGGGAGCTGGGATGATCTTTTTCATGAGGTGGGAGTGCTCTGCACGTGAAAGCTCCTGTCTTTCCTGCCACTGGGCGTAGTTGTGGTccagagatggaggcagaaCGGCATTTGGGAGGAGCCCACTGCGGGAAGAAGAACATTCAGATGCTTTTACACTGATGTCATACTAGAACTGATAAGGATGAGGATAAACCACCAACTTTAGGAAAGACAACAGACGTGAAAACATCTCAATATATGAACATGCTCAGTAAAGATGGGAATATATGCATTTGTTTCTGATTATAACAAACAGTAATTTTCAAAACAGAAATGGACAGAAATAGACCCGAATCTTTTCAGAAGAAGgggtaaaaacatttttgtttgaaCTTTATGTGCAATAGTGTACAAACTGTGAGCACCTCAGGTTACGAAGGTTAAAAAAATGGAAAGTGTGAAGTTCATTtagtgtgtttctttttgtcaATGCTGTTGGCAGGTAAAGATGGGTGGAGGCGTTGATTCAAATTTGAAGGCCATAGCTAGCTGATCCCAAGTTATTTAGTCTTCTAAACCGacgccctcttcctctcctgatCAACATCTGCTTGTTTGGTTTAGGTATTGTTTTGCTTCAATGGCACAGCATGCATTCTCTTCACTCATCACCCATTTATAAATGATACTCTGTAATATTATTCTTacattcttttaaaatgaaaatcagAGCAAACATAGTTTTGTGGTCTCTCCTTTGTGTACTGTAGCGCACAGATCCTGCCAATGACATCAGAAATACTGGAGACAGTCATATCCAATAAATGCTGCCAAGAAAAACCAAATAACTGGTGTGACGCTGAACATCATAGTTAGTGGGCCAATAAGAGCCTCAGGATTCACTGGTTTCCTGGCCTATAGCACTGACACGTACTAATACACAAAGTAAACCACAATTAGGCCGCAAGTATGCATCAAAGTGCCTTCAATTGTAACACGACACTGTTACGCTTTACCTCCCACACTGCCTAGAGGATGGGCAGAATGAATGTCCTGGGAAAGCTGGGAGCTAAAGATATTTAGAGTTATTGAATGGTTTAGAGTAAATGAACATATCTTCCAATCTGCAAAGCAAACAAACCATTCATTGATAGATTTAACATGTCTGAGCTTCAGCTTTGCACCAATGCTGTTCCAGATTCATACACAGCAGTCATTATCCAATACAATCATGTTATTACTGACTCTAAAGACATACGATGAATTGTCCGACCTTAAGTGTAAACTTAAAGACTAAAACTCCAAGGGATCAGAAGGACTGGAAGGACTTAGCTGTACAATTATTAAGtcctttaaaatgtaaatgaaggcTGTCCATTGGGCACAGAAAATTTAAATCATCACTGCAGCTTTAAATCTTGAAGAGGATCTTCAATCATCGGCCAAAGCTAATTTGTGTCACAAGAAAAACACTACTGAGTGGTCTTGGTGTTGGATGTCATGGATGAGAAAGCATTTCTCAAATGCTTAAATCCACACTGATTTTAAGAGGTTTTCAgtacagtcagtgcagagttttttattaatattagtTGGTTGCTCCTTGGATCCTCCAAATGTCAGTGTAGCATCTTGCAAACCACATCTTACTCTTTCTTGCAATAATTACAGGCCTGATGTTTTTGAAAGCTTCAGCCCCACTCCAAATGCAGGTTCAGATTACAGCAGTATTACATTTCAACTCTTCTTCTGTGTGTAATTATAAACAAAGCTACACATTTGGAAATATAACAGCACATCAAAGGTAAACGACATATTAATCGTGTGTTCCTCAGAAAAGTTGGATTTTATTTGCTAAAGATCATTTATAGAGTTAAACTGTATTTCTGAGGTGCTTATGGACTCACTTGGCAGAGACGTTTTGCTTTTCCCAGAACCTGGATTCTTTCACTTTGAACCATGGGAATATTCGCTCCATTTGCTGAAATTAAcataagaattttttttacatcaagaTCTATATTTTCCCGCAAATGCCTCTATTGCAATCAGTAATGTAAGCAACAACCACAAATTCTGGAGGTTCTTACCCGAATAAAGAAAGCCTTCACCATACTGTTGGCTTTCCTGCTCTCAGGATGGCCGCCATCACCGTTCATGGCCGTCTGAATGATTCTCACAATGTCATCACTGAACTCCAGCTGGGAGGAAGAAATTGTACAGACGCACACATAACAAGAGTAACTGTCAAAACAGTGAAGggaaaatatttttgaaaaagtgGAAAGAAAGATAGAAGCTGTATTTAAGACTATAACAGCAAAACCCTAGTAAAACATCTGAATATTAAAATTGACTTTGGTGTAGTTAAATTTATTTGAGCGTGGCTACACTGATCACTGCAACTATTTCTGACTAAAGATAACATCATAAAGATGAAATACCTACCACTGAACTGTAACGGCCCTGATCTGTCTTTTTCTTAACAGATTCCAAGTCTGGGGGGAATTCACTGGGGGGTGTTGTGGAGACTTCTGTCAGGACTGGAGGATCTGGACCCTCCAGTTGT encodes:
- the kmt2a gene encoding histone-lysine N-methyltransferase 2A isoform X2; this translates as MAHSCRWRFPARPGGSSNSGTGRRAGRIRVTASLRSVPGAHPNAAGLGPGFDAALQVSSVIESNLQKFRDVLGESSDSSSGEEEAFGGFRTVAEQKRIQSPSTTCSETPSPQEKKPRGRPPRVLTAHKSAPSLPSHTSLPSSTQSKPEGPERPAEKIKRLPGRPPGTGEKRRGRPPSSSSKKSWSTTVADDSRQDGSEDGVDTDEDRKSAKRAPFGPSQPNDNEAQLPKGGRGDAKVSNLKRLRATKLSPLKSRLKTLPGVPRRRRGRPPSAERLKAEAAAAAGAAHLSAAIESGEGKHKTFKARMGEQLSMPRSVDDIEDQDSCNSAASPASSKPGRTMGLRKSPRHRKPVRIVPSSKRTDATIAKQLLQRAKKGAQKRLEKEAVASGSRGTGAIEAGIRKTQLKNIRQFIMPVVSTVSLRIIKTPKRFIEDEGSFGTPTPHLKMARLETATSAVSASSQPTTSSSPAPAQVSSALNVTAGNSGAPTDNLPPPPPPAPSPSVQSTTPSLLNTNANNATNGRFSSSAASCGSSAVSQHSSQLSSAESSRSSSPSLDDSSCDSQASEATQALSETEDHSPSLQGERKGNLLHSAKLPSPPSEPEPEHVLQERNRRGRRGQGVSRESPNQRPRETLAPVAKKPIISPPTGVLMSSTFVNSQQASSTASSSSSPPPPPLLTPPQLPQSASSSTAAIAEHHPQSTWMSHPVPPFMPGSSVLSGLSDKRNRSILRQPTFRWTSLSHPEHQYFSSAKYAKEGLIRKPIFDNFRPPPLTAEDVGLSRQGVSGAGGTPTVPFPAPSSAAGTGNRLFAPLHSHTHHQHPSSSRFDAPVQKRSPLLRPPRFTPSEAHSRIFESVTLHSSSGSSPGSLSPHQTSPNSNRISRRRRQLGSGTPRGHFRSPSHSMTRRSSQVGGQLSVGKGSSDTSVLTGSVSTSNPSSLQGVSSIPLATSALNPAPFSTFSNVSLSLASQGTTDSRRGTAGNPPPSSNTSSSSSPLFQNFPPSAQDTVRGAGKGAKDKSVSISQEPSPKEKERDSEKNREKEKENKREGRKDSEKKSKIPSPDGSPTAPSSLFTVDGRDTEDPILTLASKKAPGRKKSTSVDLVSDTAPSEVRGLHSIGPLSIAKGCLSKKGRPSDKGAEIEDGEKEKEKQSAANQQTASLPGQPGRQQLPVSSLGSVLAQAEKQPVSNKRVVGLLKKANAQLCEINKSKLKPTDQTKVQGQESDSSETSVRGPRIKHVCRRAAVALGRNRAVFPDDMPTLSALPWEEREKILSSMGNDDKSSVAGSEEAEPQSPPIKPRETRQKAIQEAPPKKGRRSRRCGQCSGCQVPEDCGVCTNCLDKPKFGGRNIKKQCCKMRKCQNLQWMPSKIFQKQEKGKKDKKKKLSEKKEGLNPVKIPASDSGQKSSPPLQKEDPHRKKSESPPLKSAEDKLKLQSASKQPSPGLDSSPAPDEPSQAPSAVTAQSPSPPLTADKKGHKPQQSAPTSSSSSSSSSSSSSSSSSSSSSSSSSSSSPSSSAQNSPSQATQSHAPSQQQQRPVNSQASSKKDASPKIPLSETKRKPQQHSAQQQSSSALSDTTDLKQLKKTHSCSVPPSPKQRPKDKKPLMAKPSGSSTLNWVNTPSTGSQGRSRAPFDGVHRIRVDFKRDHDVEKVWEAGGLGLLTSVPVTPRVLCFLCASSGNVEFVFCQVCCEPFHLFCLGESERPLQEQFENWCCRRCRFCQACGRQHQKTKQLLECDKCRNSYHPECLGPNHPTRPTKKKRVWVCNKCVRCKCCGATKPGKSWDAQWSHDFSMCHDCAKLFAKRNICVLCNKCYEDDEADGKMVECGRCHHRVHAKCEKLTDDMYELLSKLPESVAYTCTKCTEHHPAEWRTALERQLQGCVHHVLTALLNSRTSSHLLRYKQMVKPPELNPETEESLPSCQQLEGPDPPVLTEVSTTPPSEFPPDLESVKKKTDQGRYSSVLEFSDDIVRIIQTAMNGDGGHPESRKANSMVKAFFIRQMERIFPWFKVKESRFWEKQNVSANGLLPNAVLPPSLDHNYAQWQERQELSRAEHSHLMKKIIPAPQPKTPWEPDSPASPPPLPPPPLLPPPPLIPDQEDGPDFPPPPGITDNRQCLLCQKYGDENTNEGGRLLYIGQNEWTHINCALWSSEVFEDDEGSLKNVHTAVLRGKQLHCQKCQLPGATVSCCLTSCTSNYHFMCARHCHCVFLEDKKVYCPKHRDLIKGEVVSEFEVTRRVLVDLEGISLRRKWLSGLEPENVHMMIGSMTIDCLGILTELSDCKRKLFPIGYQCSRVYWSTLDARKRCVYTCRILVCHPTLLESDLKNVMSPEENRTIAHSPPPMTDFPDPFESPRRSDSLSPNNTPKLRVYTRNRHPSYPPCHHSLGPSPIPSLGGNTQPQSQENVTPGEFPANPSIQNINARRNSSAPFSPPLHQLNRQRGVTSLPQILSRPLTSPPPLIPSPARDPEKSKHLSKEVAKSQTLRDDERGRPFSTDRNRQKSSRDQEFRDVDKGQVSSQDQAIKDSEKNPSSRVLQKESDKCEVSGREPEKRTSLSKDLDHKESERGKLVSRDQVRDSEKRRQMIRGSDKGRHGSRDPIHRESNKSKSFSREPSNKDMEKSRSLSKEAGLKESDKHKQYSKETGKDSGQGKDRLSSRDTDKGRPSSRDFSQRSTERNKDSGSGKDRNTGTQFKQAGDEAKNPGLVPASSGQYSPPVGTAALTGQQRVGGTKQTDKQGKHGGKDQDDSMSPTSMPRHRLNSYSSQSTGNVMQASFHKDSVIGKTGSLSSIQKSSARKSNDYLPGPVTAAAMKPLWPSWTPAEEDVVKQGSMHLASPAASLAKEKQPKVKTAGSREVSKDHEREKTLQNNSKIPLLNNNTKATGSFTTNATNTSSNNGSNSRVAVLGNSIEAHGNAQGEKLENQGGDRSSSKNRENYHSSERKNSSGADNMHQSSSAPEKEVKTDSESHHKATTNQLPLSSRDKRKFVSFPSVTALKAEMKLDPNGTGTVGGISSSSNVTPTSTISPASQGTCRSALATLYSPSVSSSDGSESDTQPPIDEDVHTKHLHIKHRDHHSLLSHAAEDEGDGPEDDNDRAMDGKHHEDDSDGSGSAKRRYPRRSARARSNMFFGLTPFYGVRSYGEEDLPFYGSGDGAGAIVKRRTGIRKKSAEGQVDGADDISSTSSSGDSGEDEDDEMKQSGKDPFYYSFTRTIINPGDGLPSIEGIDQCVGRGSQLQRFLKDEAQQQQRAQGKTEEDLLNALTLGKPQIGQLDGVDDGSESDASTSTTTTTTTSSSTPNKSTPKRRGRDRHVEKPDPHDLSKDADNSGGAVSSNTREGRKNQKENCLPLGGAVKSQSQGQDPLETQLSLSSDLLKSDSDNNNSDDCGNILPSDIMEFVLNTPSMSMQALSQQSEPSSSELLLDEGYVDVNRRKNMLFDDFSQPLSNAESGSVVESNVNSSMSVEEPYLPLELPSDLSVLTTRSPTVSTSQNHTAGSLIPDSSDRNMLALTPNSEVISGDKSGDKKRAAVLQSENQHDASTLGNKNTQVTEGHMTPEHFIPSSAIGQVVEPSGNQDVNRSSGTPGLPSSPSLPQKYLQTSTVAAGSPSPVSGPSQTQVTSPAVIKPGPDKLILVNQQFQPLYVLQTVPNGVTQKLSATGVMDNSSQAVLSSMTLATGLNTGLSTAQPIFPAGGKVLGTMAHPSQIHTFTGTTQTGFQTGIPSTTSGLLIGLPHDQSQILVSEAGRPQDLRPSVAIVSSSPSLTSSPAALASAHGKKRPISRLQPRKTKKLARTRSQPALAPSEVNPPNMTLINLSSPQITASIPGQPGGLVELSTISTSQRKVPNIIKRPKSGVMYPSTLIQHRIPGPAQSGVLGHDSSSHAHLLPCTVSGLNPSQSVVNVVSVPPSGAAGLLAPGSVSLSTPVLGSTEITGSISNLLFKASPHGLGLSDQPMVLQSAGGTPLMSQLTSSVQTSLSSSICVLPSQQTISMTVNQQAETEANNLHLQHQSQPLNRAQTLDSGPNSAVTLAPSSATPLSPTKGCVVGVFTQTAALSQSNRTAPISRSSEPRPAKTNTTVTVLGAEKGKQKTKRSRQSANFTSGKKLKVSQEEEHHSHHAGRAQSNSSSKDLSSLEPMDTGKPAEKTTNKGVLGKKKTSEGHVLPANILGNEKGCVAEGAGSLPVASPPDQENSSDLDLDSKPKKGIIFEICSEDGFHIRCESIEEAWRSLTDKVQEARSNARLKELSFEGVNGLRMLGIVHEAVVFLLEQLYGSRHCHNYRFRFHKPDEPDEPPINPHGSARAEINHRRCVFDIFSFLASKHRQPPEYRPHEDDGDEGQLKTARRISMELPLAVRFKQLKVTSKESVGVYRSPIHGRGLFCKKTIEAGEMVIEYSGNVIRSVLTDKREKYYDGKGIGCYMFRIDDYEVVDATVHGNAARFINHSCEPNCYSRVITVDGKKHIVIFASRRIYRGEELTYDYKFPIEDASSKLPCNCNSKKCRKFLN